The following proteins are encoded in a genomic region of Neurospora crassa OR74A linkage group VI, whole genome shotgun sequence:
- a CDS encoding 3-keto-steroid reductase: MAPAPWDSVPPEDTLFALVTGANSGIGFAICQRLIDEYLVTRSLTSHLVVIPTTRSVKKSQETIDALRQHAREFATTSDILRSRAGPNYDPRSITKRIHILSVQLDLCNLADVHRAAEQLVNGTVSSPADANDVYFTSLTDVRIPRLDAVIFNAGMGGWTGLDWPKVFHNIFTKGLVQATTWPTFKAATAGHVVNPLPDAKDEKVPEMGQVFCANVFGHYLLAHKLVPLLSRSEFDSTIPPGRIIWESSIEPGWKNLSLSDFQAIKTNAAYESTKRLTDVLSLTATLPSARPFVDSYLQPATKSNAPATPPRIYLVHPGIVQTTLFPLNAFMFFWYRVVLYIARWLGSPWHPITGYNGAVAPVWLALQEQEALDAVDAEHVKWGSSTDFWGECRVLKTEVEGWGWDGTVGTRKELKNEKGERRIGRKIVGRKSGAVDLTEEKKVEFEMLGVECWKEMERLRGEWEARLGRVLERQ, translated from the exons ATGGCCCCGGCACCATGGGATTCAGTCCCTCCTGAGGACACCCTCTTCGCCTTGGTAACTGGCGCCAACAG TGGTATCGGCTTCGCTATCTGCCAACGTCTGATCGACGAGTATCTCGTGACGCGCTCCCTGACCTCCcacctcgtcgtcatccccACCACCCGCAGCGTCAAGAAGTCGCAAGAAACCATCGATGCGCTCCGCCAACATGCCCGCGAATTCGCAACCACCTCCGACATCCTCCGCTCCCGTGCTGGTCCCAACTACGATCCCCGATCTATTACTAAGCGCATCCACATTCTCAGCGTCCAACTAGACTTGTGCAATCTCGCCGACGTCCACCGCGCCGCCGAACAACTCGTCAACGGCACCGTGAGCAGCCCCGCCGACGCCAACGATGTCTACTTCACCTCCCTCACCGACGTGAGGATACCCCGTCTCGATGCGGTCATCTTCAACGCCGGCATGGGCGGCTGGACCGGTCTCGACTGGCCCAAGGTCTTCCACAACATCTTTACCAAGGGTCTCGTCCAAGCCACCACCTGGCCGACCTTCAAGGCCGCCACGGCCGGACACGTCGTCAACCCCTTGCCCGACGCTAAAGACGAGAAGGTTCCCGAAATGGGTCAAGTCTTTTGCGCCAACGTCTTCGGCCACTACCTGTTGGCACACAAGCTCGTGCCGCTGCTGAGCCGCTCCGAGTTTGACTCTACCATTCCTCCCGGCCGTATCATCTGGGAATCCTCCATCGAGCCTGGGTGGAAGAACCTATCGCTCTCCGACTTCCAAGCCATCAAGACCAACGCCGCCTACGAGAGCACCAAGCGGCTGACGGACGTGCTCTCTCTGACCGCCACCCTGCCCTCCGCCCGCCCGTTTGTCGACTCGTATCTTCAGCCGGCCACCAAGTCAAACGCACCAGCTACCCCACCCAGAATCTACCTCGTCCACCCGGGCATCGTCCAAACGACCCTCTTCCCGCTCAACGCCTTCATGTTCTTCTGGTACCGCGTGGTGCTGTACATTGCGCGCTGGCTCGGCTCCCCCTGGCATCCTATAACGGGGTACAACGGTGCCGTGGCGCCCGTATGGCTTGCTTTGCAGGAGCAAGAGGCTTTGGATGCGGTGGACGCTGAGCACGTCAAGTGGGGATCGAGCACAGATTTCTGGGGGGAGTGCAGAGTCCTGAAgacggaagtggaagggtgGGGGTGGGATGGGACGGTTGGAACGAGGAAGGAGCTAAAGAatgagaagggggagaggcGCATTGGGAGGAAGATTGTGGGGAGAAAATCCGGGGCGGTGGATCTTacggaggagaaaaaggttGAGTTTGAGATGTTGGGGGTGGAGTGTtggaaggagatggagaggttGAGAGGGGAGTGGGAGGCCAGGTTGGGCAGGGTTCTCGAGAGGCAGTGA
- a CDS encoding cell surface receptor/MFS transporter, variant 1, translating into MSSPRSSSKGGSTQGRPLPLQGQGQGQGHWQEFRDTTMDDDDGHDHDQDQATIHSSRYSHHTTSHRDSHDDYQARLSYPHTKLPETTTTTTTNLSSSRTGSSGNAHGSSSSKDMADKRSDIVEMKESPSNNNNIHNTNTTTTTTTTMIGDEKRRWVGTTRSEVTHGSSGGSSGDSEKKIGGGSSGNSGSWSASITDSGSGSEVSTTLGAGTAISITEGTVVNSAGEMAGGGGGGVGLGIDGAGDHDENEQRVERDCEGRPVVYNIKVYKRRWFGLVQLTLLNIIVSWDWLTFSPVASQAAAYFRTTGTTINWLSTAFLFAFAFITPLVIYVLHLGPKLSITTAAALLLIGNWVRYGGSHSSSPSGGHFGIVMFGQILIGLAQPFVLAAPARYSDLWFTNRGRVAATALTSLANPFGAALGQLIVPFWVDKPSDISKMVLYVSIISSICSVPAFFIPSRPPTPAAPSSATPKLPLRTSAAILLGHAEFWLLFVPFAVYVGTFNSISSLLNQIMEPHGYTDEEAGIAGAVLIVVGLLVSAITSPIIDRTKAFLTTIRVAVPLIGICYLIFLWMPSTHDSAGLAGPYIILAILGAASFSLVPVVVEFLVEVTHPISPEVTSTLAWSGGQVLGGVFIIISGALKEEKGKEGRPDGNMYWALVFHAVVAMVTVPVPLCLGLFGRRDKVSLRRVRSDDGRGDGTVEGTA; encoded by the exons ATGAGCAGCCCCCGATCCTCCAGCAAAGGAGGTAGTACCCAAGGACGACCTCTCCCActccaaggacaaggacaaggacaaggacactGGCAAGAATTCAGAGACACAACaatggacgacgacgacggccaCGATCATGACCAGGACCAGGCCACCATCCACAGCAGTCGTTATTCTCATCATACCACTTCGCACCGCGACAGCCACGACGATTATCAAGCTCGGCTATCATATCCGCACACCAAACTTCCTGaaaccaccacgaccaccaccaccaatctCAGCAGTAGTAGAACGGGGAGTAGTGGAAATGCtcacggcagcagcagcagcaaagacATGGCAGATAAACGGAGTGATATCGTCGAAATGAAGGAGAGTCCgagtaacaacaacaacatccacaacaccaacaccacaacgacgacgacgacaacgatgaTTGGCGATGAGAAACGGCGATGGGTGGGTACCACACGGAGTGAAGTAACGCACGGATCCTctggcggcagcagcggcgactcggaaaagaaaatcggcggcggcagcagtgGCAATAGTGGATCATGGTCAGCATCCATCACCGACTCCGGATCGGGATCGGAGGTCTCCACCACGCTCGGCGCCGGAACGGCGATCAGCATTACGGAGGGGACAGTCGTTAACAGTGCCGGGGAGATggccggcggtggcggtggcggcgtcGGACTTGGAATTGACGGAGCGGGTGACCATGACGAAAATGAACAAAGAGTGGAAAGAGACTGTGAGGGAAGACCGGTCGTATACAACATAAAGGTCTATAAGAGGAGGTGGTTCGGGTTGGTGCAGTTGACCTTGTTGAATATCATTGTTAGCTGGGAT TGGCTCACCTTCTCCCCCGTCGCCTCCCAGGCCGCCGCCTACTTTCGCACCACCGGAACGACCATCAACTGGCTCAGCaccgccttcctcttcgcctTCGCCTTTATCACGCCCCTGGTCATCTATGTCCTGCACCTCGGCCCCAAGTTATCCATCACCACTGCCGCTGCCCTTCTGCTCATCGGCAACTGGGTCCGCTACGGGGGCTCccactcttcctctccttcagGTGGCCACTTCGGCATCGTTATGTTCGGCCAGATCCTCATCGGGCTCGCCCAACCCTTTGTCCTAGCCGCTCCCGCCCGCTACTCGGATCTATGGTTCACCAACCGCGGCCGcgtcgccgccaccgccttgACTTCCCTCGCCAACCCGTTTGGCGCCGCGCTCGGCCAGCTCATCGTGCCATTCTGGGTCGACAAGCCATCCGACATATCGAAAATGGTTCTCTAcgtctccatcatctcctccatctgcTCCGTTCCCGCCTTCTTCATCCCCTCCCGGCCTCCCACGCCCGCTGCCCCGTCTTCCGCCACGCCCAAATTACCTCTCCGCACTTCGGCCGCGATCCTCCTAGGCCACGCCGAATTCTGGCTCCTTTTTGTCCCCTTTGCCGTTTATGTGGGGACCTTCAACTCCATCTCCTCGCTGCTCAACCAAATCATGGAACCCCATGGCTATACCGACGAAGAAGCCGGCATCGCGGGGGCCGTGCTCATCGTTGTTGGGCTGCTTGTGTCGGCCATCACTTCGCCCATCATCGACAGGACGAAAGCGTTTTTGACTACAATCCGTGTTGCCGTCCCGCTTATTGGCATCTGCTACCTTATTTTTCTTTGGATGCCGTCCACCCACGACTCTGCCGGCCTCGCTGGGCCTTATATCATTTTGGCCATTCTGGGCGCGGCGAGTTTCAGTctggtgccggtggtggtggagttcCTGGTGGAGGTGACGCATCCGATTAGTCCCGAGGTGACGAGCACGTTGGCGTGGAGCGGGGGGCAGGTATTGGGCGGGGTATTCATAATTATTTCGGGGGccttgaaggaggagaagggaaaagagggGAGGCCGGATGGGAATATGTATTGGGCATTGGTGTTTCATGCTGTGGTGGCTATGGTGACGGTTCCGGTGCCGCTTTGTTTGGGGTTGTTTGGACGGCGGGACAAGGTTAGtttgaggagggtgaggtCGGACGATGGTAGGGGGGATGGGACGGTGGAGGGGACGGCGTGA